A genomic segment from Dermatobacter hominis encodes:
- the ahpC gene encoding alkyl hydroperoxide reductase subunit C encodes MSLVNTEVLPFTATAFHNGEFIDVSEADFKGKWSVVFFYPADFTFVCPTELGDMADNYEAFQSLGVEVYGVSTDTHFTHKAWHDTSDTIGKIQYPLIGDPTWQLSENFQVLRPGQGLADRGTFLVDPDGVIQFTEVTAEGIGRNAAELLRKVRAAQYVAAHPGEVCPAKWEEGEETLAPSLDLVGKI; translated from the coding sequence ATGTCCCTCGTCAACACCGAAGTCCTGCCCTTCACCGCCACCGCCTTCCACAACGGCGAGTTCATCGACGTGTCCGAGGCGGACTTCAAGGGCAAGTGGTCGGTGGTGTTCTTCTACCCGGCCGACTTCACCTTCGTCTGCCCCACCGAGCTCGGCGACATGGCCGACAACTACGAGGCCTTCCAGTCCCTCGGCGTCGAGGTCTACGGCGTGTCCACCGACACCCACTTCACCCACAAGGCCTGGCACGACACGTCCGACACGATCGGCAAGATCCAGTACCCGCTGATCGGCGACCCGACCTGGCAGCTGTCCGAGAACTTCCAGGTCCTGCGCCCGGGTCAGGGCCTCGCCGACCGCGGCACGTTCCTGGTCGACCCCGACGGCGTCATCCAGTTCACCGAGGTCACCGCTGAGGGCATCGGCCGCAACGCCGCCGAGCTCCTCCGCAAGGTCCGCGCCGCCCAGTACGTCGCCGCCCACCCGGGCGAGGTCTGCCCGGCCAAGTGGGAGGAGGGCGAGGAGACCCTGGCTCCGTCGCTCGACCTCGTCGGCAAGATCTGA
- a CDS encoding GAF domain-containing SpoIIE family protein phosphatase, with the protein MPSPDPALEMPRSVPADRSPSPRRATWIVILVVILAGALAAAVAWRVAERDAATRQRAAAGDVRDAVERVADDLVVALSGASVLIGVDGSVTQQGLERLVQDVSDAGTSRPVAWLTPVDTSAPAVEWTVQLSAAGPRAAPGDADALAGIEQGTVYPADTPLAAAATRALRSGRPARTLYTTPDGSARLAVLKPVYRVLPENDRQPIVLGVVMTADVPGEVDGAITGRLEGDVRYRVTDGDAVVAASDPAPSGGVTGVVDVDEQRLSTQVEDRRSVNHELSWFLLWITAVIVVAAGVVGLRSARYDRERRRTNAMIGRTAELAQHLALAATADEVAAVISTQVPALFDAEVASFGEVDEEAGVVRLHHGPDVDPAVADRLAEIRLGDIPTLADAVSDGSIVLLQDAEDWQRELPAEVSDRLLAAGARTAAVLPLEAPGRGVVATVGIIWWRPPRFDERTTATLETVRELCEQSLARAALTDRVSARASHLAELAERLAGVDTVADTARTVTSMALGVVGAGAASVGVRDDEVDVLRVYHGDTIGGRVLEVFSELRLDAPLAFTDAVRTGAPVMFPDLEAYAARYPDTDVANRDLGLGGRAAFPLRADDRVIGAIAFAWDGAVDFDHDLVNELTTVAEITAQSVRRAQLIEEQAADAERSRAMAELAQGLAARADTADIAGFLTESVLAPLGAVYSVVGVIDGDQLVRRYSRSLVETGLTTLGQDYLSSALESRTPATDAVRDGTTVFVTNRDEGDERYPEMAPVWDALGVHAGAAVPVQDRAGRIVASISVLWDRPIVVRDEMRDTLATVAGMVGQTLERTGLVDELRRSAERNQSMADFARALANVRSIEELCRSVVAGGARPVGAVLADVALMAEDGTVLPLDGGAEVPIAAAPEDGAGRPGRDPRRECLRRREVVVTPREELAEVYGPDTARSLGALGVQLVAHLPLVAPDGTDLGVLAVGWDAAQELSTTIRAKLRTLAELCSQTLQRTRLREAEHRLVRSLQERVVRPVPATAGLRIAERYLPASAQVGMGGDWFEGIELDDHRFAVVVGDIAGHGINAVADMVELRAIIGSLLRSATPLEEVYPQVAALLQQGGSGLTATSCTAVFDTTSDALRYVSAGHLPPVLARPDGSVELLEHGRQPLLGVPSTAVTPGSAPFPPGSVLAIYTDGIVERRRESIDVSLERLAAAMGDVLGSRGETAPDVEHVADELIERCLGGRPTDDDVALVVVARVGGGGRAPTVDRSARVGVRSR; encoded by the coding sequence GTGCCATCGCCCGATCCCGCGCTCGAGATGCCGCGGTCCGTCCCCGCGGACCGCTCGCCGTCGCCCCGTCGCGCCACGTGGATCGTGATCCTCGTGGTCATCCTGGCCGGCGCCCTGGCCGCCGCCGTGGCGTGGCGCGTGGCCGAGCGCGACGCCGCCACCCGCCAGCGGGCCGCCGCGGGCGACGTCCGCGACGCCGTCGAGCGCGTGGCGGACGACCTCGTGGTCGCGCTCAGCGGCGCGTCGGTCCTGATCGGCGTCGACGGCTCGGTGACCCAGCAGGGCCTCGAGCGGCTCGTGCAGGACGTGAGCGACGCGGGGACGTCGCGCCCGGTGGCCTGGCTGACGCCGGTCGACACGTCGGCCCCCGCCGTCGAGTGGACGGTCCAGCTGTCGGCGGCCGGCCCCCGGGCCGCGCCGGGCGACGCCGATGCGCTGGCGGGCATCGAGCAGGGCACCGTCTACCCGGCCGACACCCCGCTCGCCGCGGCGGCCACCCGGGCGCTGCGGTCCGGCCGGCCGGCGCGGACGCTGTACACCACCCCCGACGGGTCGGCCCGCCTGGCCGTGCTCAAGCCCGTCTACCGGGTCCTGCCGGAGAACGACCGGCAGCCGATCGTGCTCGGCGTCGTGATGACCGCCGACGTGCCCGGCGAGGTGGACGGCGCGATCACCGGTCGGCTCGAGGGCGACGTCCGGTACCGGGTCACCGACGGCGACGCCGTGGTGGCCGCGAGCGACCCCGCGCCCTCCGGTGGGGTGACCGGGGTGGTCGACGTCGACGAGCAGCGGCTGTCGACCCAGGTCGAGGACCGCCGCAGCGTGAACCACGAGCTGAGCTGGTTCCTCCTGTGGATCACCGCGGTGATCGTCGTGGCGGCCGGGGTCGTCGGGCTCCGCAGCGCCCGCTACGACCGGGAGCGCCGCCGGACCAACGCCATGATCGGCCGGACCGCAGAGCTGGCCCAGCACCTCGCGCTGGCCGCGACGGCGGACGAGGTCGCGGCCGTCATCAGCACGCAGGTGCCGGCGCTGTTCGACGCCGAGGTCGCCTCCTTCGGAGAGGTGGACGAGGAGGCCGGCGTGGTGCGACTCCACCACGGCCCCGACGTGGACCCGGCCGTCGCGGACCGGCTCGCCGAGATCCGCCTCGGCGACATCCCGACCCTGGCCGATGCGGTGTCGGACGGCTCGATCGTGCTCCTGCAGGACGCCGAGGACTGGCAGCGTGAGCTTCCCGCCGAGGTGTCGGACCGGCTGCTCGCCGCCGGCGCCCGGACGGCCGCAGTGCTGCCGCTCGAGGCCCCCGGCCGGGGCGTCGTCGCGACCGTGGGGATCATCTGGTGGCGGCCGCCGCGCTTCGACGAGCGCACGACGGCCACCCTCGAGACCGTGCGCGAGCTCTGCGAGCAGAGCCTCGCCCGGGCCGCGCTCACCGACCGGGTCTCGGCCCGGGCCTCGCACCTCGCCGAGCTCGCGGAGCGCCTCGCCGGCGTCGACACGGTCGCCGACACCGCCCGGACCGTCACGTCGATGGCGCTGGGGGTCGTCGGCGCCGGCGCGGCGAGCGTCGGCGTACGCGACGACGAGGTGGACGTGCTGCGGGTGTACCACGGCGACACGATCGGCGGGCGGGTGCTCGAGGTGTTCTCGGAGCTGCGACTCGACGCCCCGCTGGCCTTCACCGACGCGGTCCGAACCGGCGCGCCCGTGATGTTCCCCGACCTCGAGGCCTACGCGGCCCGCTACCCCGACACCGACGTCGCGAACCGGGACCTGGGCCTGGGTGGGCGGGCGGCGTTCCCGCTGCGCGCCGACGACCGGGTCATCGGCGCGATCGCCTTCGCGTGGGATGGTGCGGTCGACTTCGACCACGACCTGGTGAACGAGCTCACCACGGTGGCCGAGATCACGGCGCAGTCGGTGCGGCGGGCGCAGCTCATCGAGGAGCAGGCGGCCGACGCCGAGCGGAGCCGGGCGATGGCCGAGCTGGCGCAGGGCCTGGCGGCCCGGGCCGACACGGCCGACATCGCCGGCTTCCTCACCGAGTCGGTGCTCGCGCCGCTCGGCGCGGTCTACTCGGTGGTCGGCGTCATCGACGGCGACCAGCTGGTCCGGCGCTACTCCCGCTCGCTCGTCGAGACCGGGCTGACGACGTTGGGCCAGGACTACCTCAGCTCGGCGCTGGAGAGCCGCACGCCGGCGACGGACGCCGTGCGCGACGGCACGACGGTGTTCGTGACGAACCGCGACGAGGGCGACGAGCGCTACCCGGAGATGGCCCCGGTGTGGGACGCCCTCGGCGTCCATGCCGGCGCCGCCGTGCCGGTGCAGGACCGGGCCGGCCGGATCGTGGCCTCGATCAGCGTCCTGTGGGACCGGCCGATCGTCGTGCGCGACGAGATGCGCGACACGCTGGCGACCGTCGCCGGCATGGTCGGCCAGACGCTGGAGCGCACGGGGCTCGTCGACGAGCTGCGCCGCAGCGCCGAGCGGAACCAGAGCATGGCCGACTTCGCACGGGCGCTGGCCAACGTGCGCTCGATCGAGGAGCTGTGCCGCTCGGTGGTGGCGGGCGGGGCCCGGCCGGTCGGCGCGGTGCTGGCCGACGTGGCGCTGATGGCCGAGGACGGCACCGTGCTGCCCCTGGACGGGGGCGCCGAGGTGCCGATCGCCGCTGCCCCGGAGGACGGCGCGGGGCGCCCGGGACGCGACCCGAGGCGCGAGTGCCTGCGACGCCGCGAGGTGGTGGTCACACCCCGGGAGGAGCTGGCCGAGGTCTACGGGCCCGACACCGCCCGGTCGCTCGGTGCGCTCGGCGTCCAGCTCGTCGCCCACCTGCCCCTCGTGGCGCCCGACGGCACCGATCTCGGCGTGCTGGCCGTCGGGTGGGACGCCGCGCAGGAGCTCTCGACGACGATCCGGGCCAAGCTCCGGACGCTGGCCGAGCTGTGCAGCCAGACGCTCCAGCGGACGCGGCTGCGCGAGGCCGAGCACCGGCTCGTGCGCAGCCTGCAGGAACGGGTCGTGCGACCGGTGCCCGCCACGGCCGGCCTGCGGATCGCGGAGCGCTACCTCCCCGCCTCGGCGCAGGTGGGGATGGGCGGCGACTGGTTCGAGGGCATCGAGCTCGACGACCACCGCTTCGCGGTCGTGGTCGGCGACATCGCCGGTCACGGGATCAACGCGGTGGCCGACATGGTGGAGCTGCGGGCGATCATCGGTTCGCTGCTGCGCAGCGCCACGCCGCTCGAGGAGGTGTACCCGCAGGTGGCGGCGCTCCTGCAGCAGGGCGGCAGCGGCCTGACGGCCACGTCGTGCACGGCGGTGTTCGACACCACGTCCGACGCGCTGCGCTACGTGTCGGCCGGCCACCTGCCGCCGGTGCTGGCGCGCCCCGACGGCAGCGTGGAGCTGCTCGAGCACGGCCGCCAGCCGCTGCTCGGGGTGCCGAGCACCGCCGTCACGCCGGGCTCGGCGCCGTTCCCCCCGGGCTCGGTGCTGGCGATCTACACCGACGGGATCGTCGAGCGGCGGAGGGAATCGATCGACGTGTCGCTGGAGCGCCTCGCCGCGGCGATGGGCGACGTGCTCGGCTCGCGGGGCGAGACCGCGCCCGACGTCGAGCACGTCGCCGACGAGCTGATCGAGCGCTGCCTCGGCGGCCGGCCGACCGACGACGACGTCGCGCTGGTGGTCGTGGCCCGCGTCGGGGGTGGCGGTCGGGCGCCGACGGTGGATCGATCCGCGAGGGTGGGAGTGCGGTCGCGATGA
- the ahpF gene encoding alkyl hydroperoxide reductase subunit F yields MLDANIAAQLTSHLEKVTQPIVLRSSLDDGPKSAELAELLDEIAAMSPRITHERTDDDDRRPSFAIVRAGTDVSIRFAGIPMGHEFTSLVLALLQVGGHPSTAKEETVRQIQDLPGELHFETYFSLSCQNCPDVVQALNLMSVLNANIHHTAIDGALFQSEVDERQVMAVPSVYLNGEPWGQGRMTLDEIVARLDSGAAERRAAELATKDVFDVLVVGGGPAGAAAAIYAARKGIATGVLSERFGGQVLDTMAIENFISVPYTEGPKLVSALEQHVHDYDVDVMDLQRAVRLVPGEGPGDPVGVELENGAVVRSRSVVLSTGARWRSMGVPGEQEYRNKGVTYCPHCDGPLFKGKRVAVIGGGNSGVEAAIDLAGVVAHVTLIEFDDQLRADEVLQRKLRSLPNVDVLVSSLTTEVLGDGEKVVGITVRDRETEQERNVDLDGVFVQIGLLPNTEWLEGTVALSPRKEIEIDDRGRTSVPGVFAAGDCTTVPYKQIVIAMGAGATASLSAFDHLIRTSTPEPVAAGV; encoded by the coding sequence ATGCTCGACGCCAACATCGCCGCACAGCTGACCTCCCACCTGGAGAAGGTCACCCAGCCGATCGTCCTGCGGTCCTCGCTCGACGACGGACCCAAGTCCGCTGAGCTCGCCGAGCTGCTCGACGAGATCGCCGCGATGTCGCCCCGCATCACCCACGAGCGCACCGACGACGACGATCGCCGGCCCAGCTTCGCCATCGTCCGCGCCGGCACCGACGTCTCGATCCGCTTCGCCGGCATCCCGATGGGCCACGAGTTCACGTCGCTCGTCCTGGCGCTGCTCCAGGTCGGCGGCCACCCGTCCACCGCCAAGGAGGAGACGGTCCGCCAGATCCAGGACCTGCCGGGCGAGCTGCACTTCGAGACCTACTTCTCGCTGTCGTGCCAGAACTGCCCCGACGTGGTCCAGGCGCTGAACCTCATGAGCGTGCTCAACGCCAACATCCACCACACCGCGATCGACGGCGCGCTCTTCCAGTCCGAGGTCGACGAGCGCCAGGTGATGGCCGTGCCGTCGGTGTACCTGAACGGCGAGCCCTGGGGCCAGGGCCGCATGACGCTCGACGAGATCGTGGCCCGGCTCGACTCGGGCGCCGCCGAGCGCCGCGCCGCCGAGCTCGCCACCAAGGACGTGTTCGACGTGCTCGTCGTGGGCGGCGGCCCCGCCGGCGCCGCGGCGGCGATCTACGCCGCCCGCAAGGGCATCGCCACCGGCGTGCTCTCCGAGCGCTTCGGCGGGCAGGTCCTCGACACGATGGCGATCGAGAACTTCATCTCCGTCCCCTACACCGAGGGCCCCAAGCTGGTCTCGGCGCTCGAGCAGCACGTCCACGACTACGACGTCGACGTCATGGACCTCCAGCGGGCGGTCCGGCTCGTCCCGGGCGAGGGCCCCGGCGACCCGGTCGGCGTCGAGCTCGAGAACGGCGCGGTCGTCCGCTCCCGCAGCGTCGTGCTGTCGACCGGCGCCCGCTGGCGCAGCATGGGCGTGCCGGGCGAGCAGGAGTACCGCAACAAGGGCGTCACCTACTGCCCCCACTGCGACGGACCCCTCTTCAAGGGCAAGCGCGTCGCGGTCATCGGCGGGGGCAACTCCGGCGTCGAGGCCGCGATCGACCTGGCCGGCGTGGTCGCCCACGTCACGCTGATCGAGTTCGACGACCAGCTCCGCGCCGACGAGGTGCTGCAGCGCAAGCTGCGCAGCCTGCCCAACGTCGACGTCCTGGTCAGCTCGCTGACCACCGAGGTGCTCGGCGACGGCGAGAAGGTCGTGGGCATCACGGTCAGGGACCGCGAGACCGAGCAGGAGCGGAACGTGGACCTGGACGGCGTGTTCGTCCAGATCGGCCTGCTCCCCAACACCGAGTGGCTCGAGGGCACCGTCGCCCTGTCGCCCCGCAAGGAGATCGAGATCGACGACCGCGGCCGGACCTCGGTCCCGGGCGTCTTCGCGGCGGGCGATTGCACCACCGTGCCCTACAAGCAGATCGTGATCGCGATGGGTGCCGGCGCCACGGCGTCGCTGAGCGCCTTCGACCACCTGATCCGCACCAGCACGCCGGAGCCGGTGGCGGCCGGGGTCTGA
- a CDS encoding citrate synthase: protein MEPHVPPTEPTPTAIATDGPILAPRGLAGVVVTDTEVGDVRGDEGFYHYRGHSAVDLARSRGLEDVWALMVDGELPADEERRREFRHEVRARRSLPAAVRSVLPHLAGAGSTLDGLRTALSLVGQEEHMRPLLDTPEPRRRDDALRLAAVTPTIVAALHRTALGEPPVEPRGDLAPGADLLWMLTGEEPDPEAARALETYMVTTVDHGFNASTFTARVVASTGADVAGCVVAAVAALSGPLHGGAPSRALDLLDAIPADGSDDDVDDAIRSRLERGERLMGFGHAVYRTDDPRSVLLREIAAELGRRSDEASAGVAHARRVESRAVALLAAHRPGRELRTNVEFYAGVVMDLCGVPRSMFTPVFASSRAIGWTANVLEQARDPKIIRPSARYTGPAAPRPVPPLAG, encoded by the coding sequence ATGGAACCCCACGTGCCCCCGACCGAGCCCACCCCGACCGCGATCGCCACCGACGGACCGATCCTGGCACCCCGAGGTCTCGCCGGCGTCGTGGTGACCGACACGGAGGTGGGCGACGTCCGGGGCGACGAGGGCTTCTACCACTACCGGGGCCACTCGGCGGTCGACCTCGCCCGGTCCCGCGGCCTCGAGGACGTCTGGGCCCTCATGGTCGACGGCGAGCTCCCCGCCGACGAGGAGCGCCGCCGCGAGTTCCGCCACGAGGTGCGGGCCCGCCGCTCGCTCCCGGCCGCCGTGCGCTCGGTCCTCCCCCACCTCGCTGGGGCCGGCTCGACGCTCGACGGCCTCCGCACCGCCCTGTCGCTCGTCGGCCAGGAGGAGCACATGCGGCCCCTCCTCGACACCCCCGAACCACGCCGGCGCGACGACGCCCTGCGCCTCGCGGCGGTGACCCCCACGATCGTCGCCGCGCTGCACCGCACCGCGCTGGGCGAGCCACCGGTCGAGCCCCGCGGCGACCTGGCGCCGGGCGCCGACCTCCTCTGGATGCTCACCGGCGAGGAGCCCGACCCGGAGGCCGCCCGGGCGCTCGAGACCTACATGGTCACGACGGTCGACCACGGGTTCAACGCGTCGACGTTCACGGCGAGGGTCGTGGCGTCCACGGGCGCGGACGTGGCCGGCTGCGTGGTCGCCGCGGTCGCTGCGCTATCGGGCCCGCTGCACGGCGGCGCCCCGAGCCGCGCGCTCGACCTGCTCGACGCGATCCCCGCCGACGGCTCCGATGACGACGTCGACGACGCGATCCGGTCGCGCCTGGAGCGGGGCGAGCGGCTCATGGGCTTCGGCCACGCCGTCTACCGGACCGACGACCCGCGATCGGTGCTGCTGCGGGAGATCGCCGCCGAGCTGGGCCGCCGCTCCGACGAGGCGAGCGCCGGGGTCGCGCACGCCCGGCGGGTCGAGTCCCGGGCCGTGGCGCTGCTGGCGGCGCACCGACCGGGCCGGGAGCTGCGCACCAACGTGGAGTTCTACGCCGGGGTCGTGATGGACCTGTGCGGGGTGCCCCGGTCGATGTTCACCCCGGTGTTCGCGTCGAGCCGGGCCATCGGCTGGACCGCCAACGTGCTCGAGCAGGCCCGGGACCCCAAGATCATCCGCCCGTCGGCCCGCTACACCGGTCCGGCCGCGCCGCGGCCCGTACCGCCGCTCGCCGGCTGA
- a CDS encoding sigma-70 family RNA polymerase sigma factor has product MSTDPPDHTEPPDATEPPDASESPPTEPDPTPSQDAEGAADGQGARADDERFEEFARTRDRALRNALVEEHMGLAYHFAARYRTSSDESDLRQVALLGLVKALDRFDPQRGVAFSTFAGRTIEGELKRHFRDQTWSLRVPRSVKDLHVAVRRASEEMEQRLSRSPTVRELADHLGVSTDEVVGAIGAVSARRAASLDRPDGDSPNDHEAALGHPGSTGDVEDRDQVERLLSTLEPREQEIIRLRFYEQLSQEQIAARVGLSQMHVSRLLRQSFVRMRSAEAD; this is encoded by the coding sequence ATGTCCACCGACCCCCCGGACCACACCGAGCCTCCGGACGCGACCGAGCCGCCCGACGCCTCCGAGTCGCCGCCGACCGAACCCGACCCGACCCCGTCGCAGGACGCGGAGGGAGCGGCGGACGGCCAGGGTGCCCGCGCCGACGACGAGCGCTTCGAGGAGTTCGCCCGGACCCGGGACCGAGCGCTGCGCAACGCCCTGGTCGAGGAGCACATGGGACTGGCGTACCACTTCGCCGCCCGCTACCGGACCTCGTCGGACGAGAGCGACCTGCGCCAGGTCGCGCTGCTCGGCCTCGTGAAGGCGCTCGACCGCTTCGACCCCCAGCGCGGCGTGGCGTTCAGCACGTTCGCGGGACGGACGATCGAGGGCGAGCTCAAGCGCCACTTCCGGGACCAGACGTGGTCGCTGCGGGTGCCGCGCTCGGTGAAGGACCTCCACGTCGCCGTGCGGCGGGCCTCCGAGGAGATGGAGCAACGGCTGTCGCGCTCCCCCACCGTCCGCGAGCTCGCCGACCACCTCGGTGTGTCGACCGACGAGGTGGTCGGGGCCATCGGTGCCGTCTCGGCCCGGCGGGCCGCGAGCCTCGACCGGCCCGACGGCGACTCCCCGAACGATCACGAGGCGGCCCTCGGGCACCCGGGGAGCACCGGCGACGTCGAGGACCGGGACCAGGTCGAGCGCCTGCTGTCGACGCTCGAACCCCGGGAGCAGGAGATCATCCGCCTGCGCTTCTACGAGCAGCTGAGCCAGGAGCAGATCGCGGCGAGGGTCGGGCTCTCGCAGATGCACGTGTCGCGCCTGCTGCGCCAGAGCTTCGTCCGCATGCGGTCGGCCGAGGCGGACTGA
- a CDS encoding citrate/2-methylcitrate synthase: MAVQQRRMDAHQAAQRLGVKVETLYAYVSRGLISSERGADGRSSTFATADVERLALRGRPRRSSRGPVIDVAVETALTDIDGRRLRYRGQDVVGLSRRCSFEQVAHLLWDGSVPEPAPSWEAGHVLAPAPATASMLDRLRLAVALDGCRPRPPVDLGPDGAGSLLAAGPELIATMVDALPARSGGAVPTLRLPDRPGVRGTVAARLAVRLTDRRPAPALVAAVNAALVLLADHEMAASTLAARVAASVRADAHAVVSAGMGPVAGALHGQASRAVRALFEDAARTSPAAAVGRCADRPGPVPGVGHGLYPHGDPRAVALLDAVRASGGSARRMRLVDEVVAEVAAQGLGRPNVDMALGALGHTWSMPTDAGEAVFTVARSAGWLAHGAEEWARRPLRFRARARYVGPRP, translated from the coding sequence GTGGCGGTGCAGCAGCGACGGATGGACGCCCACCAGGCGGCACAGCGGCTCGGCGTGAAGGTGGAGACCCTCTACGCCTACGTCAGCCGCGGGCTCATCAGCAGCGAACGGGGGGCCGACGGCCGGAGCTCGACGTTCGCGACGGCCGACGTCGAGCGCCTCGCCCTGCGTGGTCGGCCCCGCCGGAGCTCGAGGGGCCCGGTGATCGACGTCGCGGTGGAGACCGCGCTCACCGACATCGACGGCCGCCGCCTCCGGTACCGGGGCCAGGACGTGGTGGGGCTGTCACGCCGCTGCTCCTTCGAGCAGGTCGCGCACCTCCTGTGGGACGGCTCGGTGCCGGAGCCGGCCCCGAGCTGGGAGGCGGGCCACGTCCTCGCGCCGGCGCCGGCGACCGCGTCGATGCTCGACCGCCTCCGCCTGGCCGTGGCGCTGGACGGATGCCGCCCGCGTCCGCCGGTCGACCTCGGGCCCGACGGCGCGGGGTCGCTGCTGGCGGCGGGCCCCGAGCTGATCGCCACGATGGTCGACGCCCTGCCCGCTCGCAGCGGCGGCGCGGTGCCGACGCTGCGCCTCCCCGACCGCCCGGGGGTGCGCGGCACCGTGGCCGCCCGGCTCGCCGTCCGGCTGACCGACCGCCGGCCGGCGCCCGCCCTCGTCGCCGCGGTCAACGCCGCGCTCGTGCTGCTGGCCGACCACGAGATGGCGGCGTCGACGCTCGCGGCCCGTGTCGCGGCCTCGGTGCGGGCCGACGCCCACGCCGTGGTGTCCGCCGGCATGGGCCCGGTCGCCGGCGCGCTGCACGGCCAGGCCTCGAGGGCGGTGCGCGCCCTGTTCGAGGATGCGGCGCGCACGAGCCCGGCCGCCGCGGTCGGGCGGTGTGCGGATCGCCCGGGACCCGTCCCCGGCGTCGGCCACGGCCTGTACCCGCACGGCGATCCGAGGGCGGTGGCCCTCCTCGACGCCGTCCGCGCCTCGGGCGGATCCGCCCGGCGCATGCGGCTGGTCGACGAGGTGGTGGCCGAGGTCGCGGCGCAGGGGCTCGGCCGGCCCAACGTCGACATGGCGCTCGGCGCGCTGGGCCACACGTGGTCGATGCCGACCGACGCGGGCGAGGCGGTGTTCACCGTCGCCCGCTCCGCCGGGTGGCTGGCCCACGGCGCCGAGGAGTGGGCGAGGCGCCCGCTGCGGTTCCGGGCGCGCGCCCGCTACGTCGGCCCGCGCCCCTGA
- a CDS encoding ATP-binding protein — protein sequence MIEETTTTERPAGAVCVEIPAEPRFVALIRVAAASMAADLDPVIDDVDDLRVAVNELVGLMVEAAEGGSVVVHLWSDERTIHVTGRCNGPSSRVSPDQLTLRILDATVDSYDVGDGSFRVRKRLGAV from the coding sequence GTGATCGAGGAGACCACGACCACCGAGCGCCCGGCGGGCGCGGTCTGCGTCGAGATCCCGGCCGAGCCGCGGTTCGTCGCCCTCATCCGCGTCGCCGCGGCGAGCATGGCCGCCGACCTCGATCCGGTGATCGACGACGTCGACGACCTCCGGGTCGCGGTCAACGAGCTGGTCGGCCTCATGGTCGAGGCCGCCGAGGGCGGCTCGGTCGTCGTGCACCTGTGGAGCGACGAGCGGACGATCCACGTGACCGGCCGCTGCAACGGTCCGTCCTCGCGGGTCAGCCCCGACCAGCTCACGCTCCGCATCCTCGACGCGACCGTGGACAGCTACGACGTCGGCGACGGGTCCTTCCGGGTGCGCAAGCGACTGGGCGCCGTCTAG
- a CDS encoding CsbD family protein translates to MAGTTDDLKGRAKEAAGDLTGDRDLQREGKLDQAAGTVKDKAADAKNWVEDKVDDVKDRVRKD, encoded by the coding sequence GTGGCTGGAACGACCGATGACCTGAAGGGACGCGCCAAGGAGGCCGCTGGTGACCTCACCGGCGACCGCGACCTGCAGCGCGAGGGCAAGCTCGACCAGGCGGCGGGCACCGTCAAGGACAAGGCCGCCGACGCCAAGAACTGGGTCGAGGACAAGGTGGACGACGTGAAGGACCGCGTCCGCAAGGACTGA
- a CDS encoding sigma-70 family RNA polymerase sigma factor: MTTSAATDPIGPGAGGRARSSALSTDEVAALIDEYHRTGDRHLRNRVVEAHLHVADHHVSRFSRSVGAASDDLRQTALLAMIRAVDRFDTGVGVTFRTFASRTIEGELKRYLRDRAWTVRPPRRAQELHLQVRRASEDLSQSLGRPPTVREVATELDTEVDNVLEAMEAGQARSATGLEAPGSDGEESSSLGRLLGAVDPAYTEVDERTVLREAVATLDERQQLVLHLRYVEELSQPEIAEEVGLSQSYVSRLLRGSLEQIRSELVAS; encoded by the coding sequence ATGACCACGAGCGCAGCAACGGATCCGATCGGCCCGGGTGCCGGCGGGCGGGCCCGCTCGAGCGCGCTGTCGACGGACGAGGTGGCGGCACTCATCGACGAGTACCACCGCACCGGCGACCGACACCTCCGCAACCGGGTCGTGGAGGCGCACCTCCACGTGGCCGACCACCACGTGAGCCGGTTCTCCCGGTCGGTCGGCGCCGCGTCGGACGACCTCCGCCAGACGGCGCTCCTGGCGATGATCCGGGCGGTGGACCGCTTCGACACCGGCGTCGGCGTGACCTTCCGGACGTTCGCCTCCCGGACGATCGAGGGCGAGCTCAAGCGCTACCTGCGGGACCGGGCCTGGACGGTGCGCCCGCCGCGACGGGCCCAGGAGCTCCACCTCCAGGTCCGGCGCGCCTCCGAGGACCTGTCCCAGTCGCTCGGCCGTCCGCCGACGGTCCGCGAGGTCGCGACCGAGCTCGACACCGAGGTCGACAACGTGCTCGAGGCGATGGAGGCCGGCCAGGCCCGCAGCGCCACGGGACTCGAGGCCCCCGGGTCCGACGGCGAGGAGAGCTCGTCGCTCGGCCGCCTGCTCGGCGCAGTGGACCCCGCCTACACCGAGGTCGACGAGCGGACCGTGCTGCGGGAGGCCGTCGCCACCCTCGACGAGCGCCAGCAGCTCGTGCTCCACCTCCGCTACGTCGAGGAGCTGAGCCAGCCCGAGATCGCCGAGGAGGTGGGGCTCTCCCAGTCCTACGTCTCCCGGCTCCTGCGCGGCAGCCTCGAGCAGATCCGCTCGGAGCTCGTCGCCTCCTGA